In the bacterium genome, one interval contains:
- the rpoB gene encoding DNA-directed RNA polymerase subunit beta: MSVRVAHNVRLRRNFGKIRKIIDIPNLIEIQRRSYDEFLQLGFSSGERRDVGLQGVFKSVFPIKDFNETASLEFVSYSLGEPKYSVQECHERGMTFAAPLKVTIQLVIWDVDPETGARSIKNVKEQEVYFGEIPLMTTNGTFMVNGTERVIVSQLHRSPGVFFDHDKGKTHASGKLLYSARIIPYRGSWIDLEFDPRDILFVRIDRRRKFHATVLLRALGMTTEDLLNYFYKKDTVLIDANRLAKVFKPGQLVGSKATRDVRGAGNELIVKEGRKITKASIKQMESAGVKEIPVALEEVLGRVSAHDVVEPKTGEVLLECNQELTTEILDRLRAAGVKDVEVLLMDDTHIGPSLRNTLLQDKVASPEDAILEIYKRLRPGDPPTIETATTFFNNLFFNPERYDLSRVGRLKLNHRLGLDAPLEQGTLRREDILQVVRYLIELKNGNGQTDDIDHLGNRRVRAVGELVENQYRIGLVRMERAIKERMSLQDIETLMPQELINYKPVSAVIKEFFGSSQLSQFMDQTNPLSEITHKRRLSALGPGGLTRERAGFEVRDVHPTHYGRVCPIETPEGPNIGLIASLSTFARVNEFGFVETPYREVENGRVTERVRYLSALEEEQHVIAQANAPVDARGEFTIDRVSARRGGEFVMVPPEEVDFMDVSPNQLVSVAASLIPFLENDDANRALMGANMQRQAVPLLRTEAPLVGTGMEKVVARDSGVTIVAVRDGIVEAVDATRIVVRADKPSGGPRDPGVDIYNLTKYQRSNQNTCINQKPIVREGDHVNAGEVIADGSSTEMGELALGRNVLVAFMPWGGYNFEDSILISERVVKDDFFTSVHIEEFECVARDTKLGPEEITRDIPNVGEDALKDLDDSGIIRIGAEVRPGDILIGKITPKGETQLSPEEKLLRAIFGEKAGEVRDTSLKVPPGVEGTVINARVFSRKGVSKDERSRLIEEEETAKLKKDQEDEQRIIRESTLKHLKKLLVGKEAGSRISDDQRRVVLAKGKVIEAADFDEIPTSLWGEIKIGDAKIEEEVTRLVEAMQEQLSLIRLAFTEKLDRLKAGDELPPGVIKMVKVFVAIKRKLQVGDKMAGRHGNKGVLSRILPEEDMPYLEDGTPVEVVLNPLGVPSRMNLGQILETHLGWAARALGAQIASEANQNGKTNAAGLRRKMSDLYGKDYGSFIDDLRDEDVVRLAQVAHAGVHTASPVFDGASEDEVFGWLQKAGLPNSGQTRLFDGRSGDAFAHEVTVGIMYMLKLHHLVDDKIHARSTGPYSLVTQQPLGGKAQFGGQRLGEMEVWALEAYGAAYSLQEMLTVKSDDVAGRTRMYEAIVKGENVLEPGLPESFNVMVKELQSLALDVELLEEKKPETA, translated from the coding sequence ATGAGTGTTCGCGTAGCGCACAATGTCCGCCTACGGCGGAATTTCGGCAAGATCCGCAAGATCATCGACATCCCCAACCTGATCGAGATCCAGCGTCGGTCGTACGACGAGTTCCTGCAACTCGGGTTCTCGTCCGGCGAACGCCGCGATGTCGGCCTGCAGGGGGTGTTCAAGTCGGTCTTTCCGATCAAGGACTTCAACGAGACCGCGTCGTTGGAGTTCGTCAGCTACTCGCTCGGCGAACCGAAGTACTCCGTGCAGGAGTGCCACGAGCGCGGCATGACCTTCGCCGCGCCGCTGAAGGTCACCATCCAGTTGGTGATCTGGGACGTCGACCCCGAGACTGGTGCGCGCTCGATCAAGAACGTGAAGGAGCAGGAGGTCTACTTCGGCGAGATCCCGCTGATGACGACCAACGGCACGTTCATGGTCAACGGCACCGAGCGCGTGATCGTCAGCCAGCTCCATCGCTCGCCGGGCGTCTTCTTCGACCACGACAAGGGGAAGACCCACGCCAGCGGCAAGCTGCTCTACTCCGCGCGCATCATTCCGTATCGCGGCTCGTGGATCGACCTCGAATTCGACCCGCGAGACATCCTCTTCGTGCGCATCGACCGCCGTCGCAAGTTCCATGCGACGGTGCTGCTGCGCGCCCTCGGCATGACCACCGAGGACCTGCTCAACTACTTCTACAAGAAGGACACCGTTCTCATCGACGCCAACCGCCTGGCGAAGGTGTTCAAGCCCGGGCAGCTCGTCGGCAGCAAGGCGACGCGGGACGTTCGCGGCGCCGGCAACGAGCTCATCGTCAAGGAAGGCCGCAAGATCACCAAGGCGTCCATCAAGCAGATGGAGAGCGCCGGAGTGAAGGAGATCCCGGTCGCCCTCGAGGAGGTCCTCGGCCGCGTCTCGGCGCACGACGTCGTCGAGCCCAAGACCGGTGAAGTGCTGCTCGAGTGCAATCAGGAGCTCACCACCGAGATCCTCGACCGGCTGCGCGCCGCGGGCGTCAAGGACGTCGAAGTCCTGCTCATGGACGACACCCACATCGGGCCGTCGCTCCGGAATACGCTGCTGCAAGACAAGGTCGCCTCACCCGAGGACGCCATCCTCGAGATCTACAAGCGGCTCCGTCCCGGCGATCCGCCGACCATCGAAACGGCGACGACCTTCTTCAACAATCTGTTCTTCAACCCGGAGCGCTACGATCTCTCGCGCGTTGGTCGTCTGAAGTTGAACCACCGTCTCGGGCTCGACGCGCCGCTCGAGCAGGGCACGCTGCGGCGCGAGGACATTCTGCAGGTCGTCCGCTACCTGATCGAGCTCAAGAACGGCAACGGCCAGACCGACGACATCGACCACCTCGGCAACCGTCGCGTCCGCGCGGTCGGCGAATTGGTCGAGAACCAGTACCGCATTGGCCTCGTCCGCATGGAGCGCGCCATCAAGGAGCGCATGAGCCTGCAGGACATCGAGACGCTGATGCCGCAGGAGCTAATCAACTACAAGCCGGTGTCGGCGGTCATCAAGGAGTTCTTCGGGTCCAGCCAACTGTCGCAGTTCATGGACCAGACGAACCCGCTGTCGGAGATCACGCACAAGCGTCGCCTCTCGGCCCTCGGCCCCGGCGGTCTGACGCGGGAGCGCGCCGGTTTCGAGGTGCGCGACGTGCACCCGACGCACTACGGTCGCGTCTGCCCGATCGAGACGCCGGAAGGTCCGAACATCGGCCTCATCGCGTCGCTGTCGACCTTCGCCAGGGTGAACGAGTTCGGATTCGTCGAAACCCCGTACCGCGAGGTCGAGAACGGCCGCGTCACCGAGCGCGTGCGCTACCTGTCGGCACTCGAGGAAGAGCAGCACGTCATCGCCCAGGCCAACGCCCCGGTGGACGCTCGCGGGGAGTTCACCATCGACCGCGTGTCCGCCCGACGCGGCGGCGAGTTCGTGATGGTTCCGCCGGAGGAGGTGGACTTCATGGACGTGTCGCCGAACCAGTTGGTCAGCGTCGCCGCGTCGCTGATCCCGTTCCTCGAGAACGACGACGCGAACCGCGCGCTGATGGGTGCCAACATGCAACGCCAGGCGGTGCCGCTGCTGCGCACCGAGGCGCCCCTGGTCGGCACGGGCATGGAGAAGGTGGTGGCCCGCGACTCGGGCGTCACCATCGTCGCCGTGCGCGACGGCATCGTCGAGGCCGTCGACGCCACCCGCATCGTGGTGCGCGCCGACAAGCCGAGCGGCGGCCCGCGCGATCCCGGCGTCGACATCTACAACCTGACGAAGTACCAGCGCTCGAACCAGAACACCTGCATCAACCAGAAGCCGATCGTCCGCGAGGGCGACCACGTCAACGCCGGGGAGGTCATCGCCGACGGCTCGTCCACCGAGATGGGCGAGCTGGCGCTGGGCCGCAACGTGCTCGTCGCCTTCATGCCGTGGGGCGGGTACAACTTCGAGGACTCCATCCTGATCAGCGAGCGGGTGGTGAAGGACGACTTCTTCACCTCGGTGCACATCGAGGAGTTCGAGTGCGTCGCCCGCGACACCAAGCTCGGACCCGAGGAGATCACCCGCGACATTCCCAACGTCGGCGAGGACGCGCTCAAGGATCTCGACGACAGCGGCATCATCCGTATCGGCGCCGAGGTCCGACCCGGCGACATCCTGATCGGCAAGATCACCCCCAAGGGCGAGACCCAGCTCTCGCCAGAGGAGAAGCTGCTTCGCGCCATTTTCGGCGAGAAGGCCGGCGAAGTGCGCGACACCTCGCTCAAGGTGCCGCCGGGCGTCGAGGGCACCGTCATCAACGCCCGCGTCTTCTCGCGCAAGGGCGTCTCGAAGGACGAGCGGAGCCGCCTCATCGAGGAGGAGGAGACGGCGAAGCTGAAGAAGGACCAAGAGGACGAGCAGCGCATCATCCGCGAGTCCACCCTGAAGCACTTGAAGAAGCTGCTCGTCGGCAAGGAGGCCGGGAGCCGCATCAGCGACGATCAGCGCCGCGTCGTGCTGGCCAAGGGCAAGGTGATCGAGGCCGCTGACTTCGACGAGATCCCGACCAGCCTCTGGGGGGAGATCAAGATCGGCGACGCCAAGATCGAAGAGGAAGTGACGCGCCTGGTCGAGGCCATGCAGGAGCAGCTCTCGCTCATCCGCCTGGCGTTCACCGAGAAGCTCGATCGCCTCAAGGCGGGCGATGAGCTGCCACCGGGCGTCATCAAAATGGTCAAGGTCTTCGTCGCCATCAAGCGCAAGCTGCAGGTGGGCGACAAGATGGCCGGCCGGCACGGGAACAAGGGCGTGCTGTCGCGGATCCTTCCAGAGGAGGACATGCCGTACCTCGAGGATGGAACCCCGGTGGAGGTGGTGCTGAACCCGCTCGGCGTGCCGAGCCGCATGAACCTCGGCCAGATCCTCGAGACCCACCTCGGGTGGGCGGCGCGCGCCCTCGGTGCGCAGATCGCGAGCGAGGCCAACCAGAACGGCAAGACCAACGCCGCCGGCCTGCGCCGCAAGATGAGCGATCTCTACGGCAAGGACTACGGATCGTTTATCGACGATCTGCGGGACGAGGACGTCGTCCGCCTCGCCCAGGTCGCGCACGCCGGCGTCCACACCGCGTCGCCGGTGTTCGATGGCGCCTCCGAAGACGAGGTCTTCGGCTGGCTGCAGAAGGCGGGTCTTCCCAACAGCGGCCAGACCCGCCTGTTCGACGGCCGCAGCGGCGACGCGTTCGCCCACGAGGTGACCGTCGGCATCATGTACATGCTGAAGCTGCACCACCTCGTCGACGACAAGATCCACGCCCGCTCGACGGGTCCGTACTCGCTGGTCACCCAGCAGCCGCTGGGTGGCAAGGCGCAGTTCGGTGGCCAGCGCCTCGGCGAAATGGAGGTCTGGGCGCTCGAAGCCTACGGCGCCGCTTACAGCCTCCAGGAGATGCTGACGGTGAAGTCGGACGACGTGGCCGGCCGCACCCGTATGTACGAGGCCATCGTAAAAGGTGAGAATGTCCTCGAACCCGGGTTGCCGGAATCCTTCAACGTCATGGTGAAGGAGCTCCAGAGTCTCGCCCTCGACGTCGAATTGCTCGAGGAAAAGAAGCCCGAGACCGCCTGA
- the rplL gene encoding 50S ribosomal protein L7/L12 encodes MSEAARDWSNEVKDLGDKIMGLTLLKAQELGDYLKDVYGIEAAAAPVIAAGPALAGGGAAPAAEAEKEDFSVVLTGSGDKKIQVIKVIRELTGLGLKEAKDLVDGAPKTVKEDVPKAQAEDMKKKIEEAGGTVELK; translated from the coding sequence ATGTCGGAAGCTGCACGCGATTGGTCGAACGAAGTGAAGGATCTTGGCGACAAGATCATGGGCCTGACATTGCTCAAGGCCCAGGAGCTCGGTGACTACCTGAAGGACGTCTACGGCATCGAAGCCGCGGCGGCGCCGGTGATCGCGGCCGGCCCGGCGCTGGCCGGCGGTGGCGCGGCGCCGGCGGCCGAGGCGGAGAAGGAAGACTTCTCGGTCGTGCTCACCGGCTCCGGCGACAAGAAGATCCAGGTCATCAAGGTGATCCGCGAGCTCACCGGCCTCGGCCTGAAGGAGGCCAAGGACTTGGTCGACGGCGCGCCGAAGACCGTCAAGGAAGACGTGCCCAAGGCGCAGGCCGAGGACATGAAGAAGAAGATCGAGGAGGCGGGCGGCACCGTCGAGTTGAAGTAG
- the rplJ gene encoding 50S ribosomal protein L10, translating to MNRDEKVASVAELHERFSRASVALVASNLGLTAAESRALRRTLRAAGGELKVAKHTLGKIAMQETRYAQCGSLLVGPRGLVFGYTDPVAVAKALVDFAEQHAKLQIDGGAVEGQIIPSDGVKALARMPALPALQARIARQALSPGSRIASSVQAPAQRIAGAIEALVTKLEEAGGA from the coding sequence GTGAATCGGGACGAAAAGGTAGCCTCGGTCGCCGAGTTGCACGAGCGCTTCAGCAGGGCCAGCGTCGCGCTGGTGGCCTCGAATCTCGGCCTCACGGCCGCGGAGTCGCGGGCGCTGCGGCGCACCCTGCGCGCTGCCGGCGGCGAGCTCAAGGTCGCCAAGCACACGCTTGGCAAGATCGCCATGCAGGAGACCCGCTACGCGCAGTGCGGTAGCCTGTTGGTCGGCCCGCGCGGCCTGGTGTTCGGCTACACCGACCCGGTGGCCGTCGCCAAGGCCCTGGTCGACTTCGCCGAGCAGCATGCCAAGCTGCAGATCGACGGCGGTGCCGTCGAGGGCCAGATCATCCCGAGCGACGGGGTGAAGGCGCTGGCAAGGATGCCCGCTCTGCCGGCGCTGCAGGCGCGGATCGCCCGCCAGGCCCTGTCACCGGGGTCGCGGATCGCTTCTTCGGTGCAAGCACCGGCGCAGCGCATCGCGGGTGCCATCGAGGCGTTGGTCACGAAGCTCGAAGAAGCGGGTGGCGCCTGA
- the rplA gene encoding 50S ribosomal protein L1, translating to MATGKRMKSALTRVDHEQRYALDEAVGLAVELARAKFDETMELAVRLGVDPRQADQNVRGTVVLPHGTGRAVRVAVFAKGEKEREAKEAGADVVGGEDLVKRIQDEGWLEFDSAVATPDMMGLVGRIGKVLGPRGLMPNPKLGTVTFDVGKAVSELKAGKIEYRVDKAGIVHLPFGKASFGPEKLIANAHAALSSLIKAKPASAKGNYVISVSVSSTMGPGIKVNPLAVRTLAAA from the coding sequence ATGGCAACTGGCAAGCGGATGAAGAGCGCGCTGACGCGGGTCGATCACGAGCAGCGCTACGCCCTCGACGAAGCGGTCGGCCTCGCCGTCGAGCTCGCGCGGGCGAAGTTCGATGAGACGATGGAGCTCGCGGTTCGCCTCGGTGTCGATCCGCGGCAGGCGGATCAGAACGTGCGCGGCACCGTCGTTCTCCCGCACGGCACCGGCCGCGCGGTGCGGGTGGCAGTGTTCGCCAAGGGCGAGAAGGAGCGCGAGGCCAAGGAGGCCGGTGCCGACGTGGTCGGCGGCGAAGACCTCGTGAAGCGCATCCAGGACGAGGGCTGGCTGGAGTTCGACAGCGCCGTCGCGACGCCCGACATGATGGGGCTCGTCGGTCGCATCGGTAAGGTACTTGGACCACGCGGCCTGATGCCGAATCCGAAGCTCGGTACCGTGACCTTCGATGTCGGCAAGGCGGTCAGCGAGCTCAAGGCCGGCAAGATCGAGTATCGCGTCGACAAGGCTGGCATCGTACACCTGCCGTTCGGCAAGGCGTCGTTCGGCCCCGAGAAGTTGATCGCCAACGCGCACGCCGCGCTCAGCAGTCTCATCAAGGCGAAGCCGGCGTCGGCCAAGGGCAACTATGTCATCAGCGTGTCGGTGAGCTCGACCATGGGACCCGGCATCAAGGTCAACCCGCTCGCGGTCCGTACGCTTGCAGCGGCGTGA
- the rplK gene encoding 50S ribosomal protein L11 produces the protein MAKKVIAEIKLQIPAGAANPSPPVGPALGQRGVNIMEFCKAFNARTQSQPGMIIPVIITVYADRSFTFITKTPPASVLLKKAAGVEKGAADPKRGKVGKVTRAQVKEIAELKRPDLSAESLEAAMRTIEGTARSVGLDVVD, from the coding sequence GTGGCGAAGAAAGTCATCGCAGAGATCAAGTTGCAGATTCCCGCCGGGGCGGCGAACCCCAGCCCGCCCGTCGGGCCGGCGCTCGGCCAGCGCGGCGTCAACATCATGGAGTTCTGCAAGGCGTTCAACGCCAGGACGCAGAGCCAGCCGGGCATGATCATTCCCGTGATCATCACCGTGTACGCCGATCGCTCCTTCACGTTCATCACCAAGACGCCGCCCGCATCGGTGCTGCTGAAGAAGGCGGCCGGCGTTGAGAAGGGCGCCGCCGATCCGAAGCGCGGCAAGGTCGGCAAGGTGACGCGGGCGCAGGTGAAGGAGATCGCCGAGCTGAAGCGGCCGGACCTCTCGGCCGAGTCGCTCGAGGCGGCCATGCGCACCATCGAGGGCACGGCGCGCAGCGTCGGGCTCGACGTGGTCGACTAG
- the nusG gene encoding transcription termination/antitermination protein NusG, translating to MAKEWYVVHTYSGYEQKAKAALEERIKALGKEASFGDVLVPAEKVVELVKGRKKTSSRMFFPGYILVNMELNDETWHIVKNTPKVTGFVGGSTQPAPISEREVREITDQMAEGAVRPKPKVLFESGEHVKVIDGPFQDFNGVVEEVKPDKGKLRVLISIFGRATPVELDFVQVEKA from the coding sequence ATGGCGAAAGAGTGGTACGTCGTCCACACGTACTCCGGCTACGAGCAGAAGGCGAAGGCGGCCCTCGAGGAGCGCATCAAGGCGCTCGGCAAGGAGGCGTCCTTCGGCGACGTGCTGGTGCCGGCGGAGAAGGTCGTCGAGCTGGTCAAGGGCCGCAAGAAGACGTCTTCGCGGATGTTCTTCCCCGGCTACATCCTCGTCAACATGGAGCTCAACGACGAGACCTGGCACATCGTGAAGAACACGCCGAAGGTTACGGGCTTCGTCGGCGGTTCCACGCAGCCGGCGCCGATCTCCGAGCGCGAGGTGCGCGAGATCACGGATCAGATGGCCGAAGGCGCAGTGCGCCCGAAGCCGAAGGTGCTCTTCGAGAGCGGCGAGCACGTGAAAGTGATCGACGGCCCGTTCCAGGACTTCAACGGTGTCGTCGAAGAGGTCAAGCCCGACAAGGGCAAGCTGCGCGTGCTGATCAGCATCTTCGGCCGCGCGACGCCGGTCGAGCTCGACTTCGTCCAGGTCGAGAAGGCCTGA
- the secE gene encoding preprotein translocase subunit SecE: MSKARDVVPRSMTFLQEVWAELKKVHWPTRSETYAATAVVLAVVAIVGIYLGTVDFLLSQLIQFILR, encoded by the coding sequence TTGAGCAAAGCGCGGGATGTCGTCCCGCGGTCGATGACCTTCCTCCAGGAAGTGTGGGCGGAGCTCAAGAAGGTCCACTGGCCCACGCGCTCGGAGACCTATGCCGCTACTGCCGTGGTGCTCGCGGTCGTGGCGATCGTCGGCATCTATCTCGGTACCGTCGACTTCCTTCTCTCACAGTTGATCCAGTTCATTCTCCGGTGA
- the rpmG gene encoding 50S ribosomal protein L33, translated as MRDLISFQCDQCKRRNYTATKNKKKTTEKLAFRKFCPTCRSHTTHKEGKV; from the coding sequence ATGCGCGACCTGATCTCGTTCCAGTGCGACCAGTGCAAGCGTCGCAACTACACGGCCACCAAGAACAAGAAGAAGACCACCGAGAAGCTCGCCTTCCGCAAGTTCTGTCCCACCTGCCGATCGCACACGACGCACAAGGAGGGGAAGGTCTGA
- the tuf gene encoding elongation factor Tu, producing the protein MAKAKFERTKPHCNIGTIGHIDHGKTTLTAAITKVLAEAGTAQFVAFDQIDKAPEEKARGITINTAHVEYETKNRHYAHVDCPGHADYIKNMITGAAQMDGAILVVAASDGPMPQTREHILLARQVGVPAIVVFMNKVDMVDDAELLDLVELEVRELLSKYEFPGDDIPIIRGSALKALEGDKSEVGAPAVLKLMEEVDRYIPQPTRDVDKPFLMPVEDVFSISGRGTVATGRVERGRVKVGEEIEIVGIKATTKTVVTGVEMFRKLLDEGQAGDNIGCLLRGTKREEIERGQVLAKPGSITPHTQFEAEVYILTKEEGGRHTPFFKGYRPQFYFRTTDVTGVAQLPEGTEMVMPGDNVKLAVELIMPIAMEEGLRFAIREGGRTVGAGVVSKIIA; encoded by the coding sequence ATGGCAAAGGCGAAGTTCGAGCGGACGAAGCCGCACTGCAACATTGGGACGATCGGGCACATCGACCACGGGAAGACGACGCTGACGGCGGCGATCACCAAGGTGCTGGCGGAGGCGGGGACGGCGCAGTTCGTGGCGTTCGACCAGATCGACAAGGCGCCGGAGGAGAAGGCGCGCGGGATCACGATCAACACGGCGCACGTGGAGTACGAGACGAAGAATCGGCACTACGCGCACGTGGATTGCCCGGGGCACGCCGACTACATCAAGAACATGATCACCGGGGCGGCGCAGATGGACGGCGCGATTCTGGTGGTGGCGGCCTCGGACGGGCCGATGCCGCAGACGCGCGAGCACATCCTGCTGGCGCGCCAGGTGGGGGTGCCGGCGATCGTGGTGTTCATGAACAAGGTGGACATGGTCGACGACGCCGAGCTGCTGGACCTGGTGGAGCTGGAGGTGCGCGAGCTGCTGTCGAAGTACGAGTTTCCGGGCGATGACATTCCGATCATCCGCGGCAGCGCGCTGAAGGCGCTCGAGGGCGACAAGAGCGAGGTGGGGGCGCCGGCGGTGCTGAAGCTGATGGAGGAGGTGGACCGGTACATTCCGCAGCCGACGCGGGACGTGGACAAGCCGTTTCTGATGCCGGTGGAGGACGTGTTCTCGATCAGCGGCCGGGGCACGGTGGCGACCGGGCGGGTGGAGCGGGGGCGGGTGAAGGTGGGCGAGGAGATCGAGATCGTCGGCATCAAGGCGACGACCAAGACGGTGGTGACGGGCGTGGAGATGTTCCGCAAGCTGCTCGACGAGGGGCAGGCGGGGGACAACATCGGCTGCCTGCTGCGGGGGACCAAGCGCGAGGAGATCGAGCGCGGGCAGGTGCTGGCGAAGCCGGGGTCGATCACGCCGCACACGCAGTTCGAGGCGGAGGTGTACATTCTGACCAAGGAGGAGGGCGGGCGGCACACGCCGTTCTTCAAGGGGTACCGGCCGCAGTTCTACTTCCGGACCACCGACGTGACCGGGGTGGCGCAGTTGCCCGAGGGCACCGAGATGGTGATGCCGGGGGACAACGTGAAGCTGGCGGTGGAGCTGATCATGCCGATCGCGATGGAGGAGGGGCTGCGCTTCGCCATCCGCGAGGGCGGCCGCACCGTCGGCGCCGGCGTCGTCTCCAAGATCATCGCCTGA
- a CDS encoding RNA methyltransferase, with the protein MKGQRDVNARGRRRREATSYWTFGINAVERRLVAQPASVREVCVLRGDHPRRAILERAARGHGIAVRIVEGDTLRRLTGSDAHQGVAALVGPFPYADLDVVLETDPGPVLMLDHLQDPHNFGALVRTAAAAGVAAVVIPRDRAAGVTGAVEKVAAGAVNDVPICQVANLHRALVDLREVGYWSIALTPIGGTSIFDLELPDRPVLVLGGETGLHPLVETSCDLRASIPQRAGVESLNASVAGAVAMYDVSRRLDRLQRLDSI; encoded by the coding sequence GTGAAGGGCCAGCGGGATGTAAACGCGCGCGGGCGCAGGCGGCGCGAAGCGACGAGCTACTGGACGTTCGGCATCAACGCCGTCGAGCGCCGGCTGGTGGCACAGCCCGCCTCGGTGCGCGAGGTGTGCGTCCTGCGCGGTGACCATCCGCGCCGCGCCATCCTCGAGCGCGCGGCGCGTGGGCATGGCATCGCGGTGCGAATCGTCGAGGGTGACACGCTGCGCCGCCTCACCGGTTCGGACGCCCACCAGGGCGTCGCCGCGCTGGTCGGGCCATTCCCGTACGCCGACCTCGATGTTGTGTTGGAGACCGACCCCGGACCGGTTCTCATGTTGGATCACCTGCAGGACCCCCATAATTTCGGGGCGCTGGTCCGAACCGCGGCGGCCGCCGGAGTTGCCGCGGTCGTCATTCCGCGCGACCGCGCCGCCGGAGTGACGGGGGCGGTGGAGAAGGTGGCGGCCGGGGCGGTCAACGACGTCCCGATCTGTCAGGTGGCAAACCTGCACCGGGCGCTCGTCGACCTGCGCGAGGTCGGCTACTGGAGCATCGCCCTCACTCCGATTGGGGGGACCTCGATCTTCGACCTGGAACTGCCCGACCGGCCGGTCCTGGTCCTCGGGGGGGAGACCGGCCTCCACCCCCTGGTCGAGACGAGCTGCGATCTCAGGGCGTCGATCCCCCAACGCGCGGGAGTGGAGTCCCTGAACGCCTCGGTTGCCGGAGCCGTCGCCATGTACGATGTCTCCCGGCGATTGGATCGACTGCAGCGGCTTGACAGCATCTAG
- the lptF gene encoding LPS export ABC transporter permease LptF, whose amino-acid sequence MTILDRYILREMVVPFLLGLAIFTSILLIVRILKLVELVVNRGVPLAQMVRIFSYILPAFLEVTVPMALLLAILVAFGRLSSDSEVIAMRAAGISLYRLLVPVAIFAFVIALLTGWLSVTARPWGNSHLRQGLYEIVKTRAAAGIKAKVFNDEFKNLVIYVDRIRSASDVLEGILVADTRDPSLHNTVYATTGRLITNERRHSLTLRLENGGIYSTGDKDEGYQDTRFTTYDITLDLNAALSQLRDRERDVSELTLHELRDTIAEKVASGDPANAERVEIQRKLAIPFACLVFAAIGVPLGIQPTRAVHSRGFSLSLGLIFLYYLLLTFGQNLGDRGSLPPVVAVWLPNVALTVVAAILLLRAGQEAAHTPQSLRERITAWLRRVVARRSRATG is encoded by the coding sequence GTGACGATCCTCGACCGCTACATCCTGCGCGAGATGGTCGTGCCGTTTCTTCTCGGCCTGGCAATCTTCACCTCGATCCTGCTGATCGTCCGCATCCTCAAGCTCGTCGAGCTGGTGGTCAACCGCGGGGTCCCACTCGCCCAGATGGTGCGGATCTTCTCCTACATCCTTCCCGCCTTCCTCGAGGTCACGGTCCCGATGGCGCTGCTGCTGGCGATTCTGGTCGCCTTCGGCCGCCTCTCGTCGGACAGTGAGGTCATCGCCATGCGGGCGGCCGGCATCAGCCTGTATCGCCTGCTGGTGCCGGTGGCTATCTTCGCCTTCGTCATCGCGCTGCTCACCGGCTGGCTGTCAGTCACGGCCCGTCCGTGGGGCAACAGCCATCTCCGCCAAGGGCTGTACGAGATCGTGAAGACGCGAGCCGCCGCCGGGATCAAGGCGAAGGTGTTCAACGACGAGTTCAAGAATCTGGTGATCTATGTCGACCGTATCCGCTCGGCCAGTGATGTGCTCGAGGGGATCCTCGTCGCCGACACCCGCGACCCGTCGCTCCACAACACCGTCTACGCCACGACCGGACGGCTGATTACCAATGAACGGCGGCACAGCCTCACCCTCCGGCTCGAAAACGGCGGCATCTACAGCACCGGCGACAAGGACGAAGGCTATCAGGACACGCGCTTCACGACCTACGACATCACGCTCGACCTCAACGCGGCGCTGTCGCAGCTACGCGATCGCGAGCGCGACGTCAGCGAGCTCACGCTGCACGAGTTGCGCGACACCATCGCCGAGAAGGTCGCGAGCGGCGACCCGGCGAACGCCGAGCGCGTCGAGATCCAGCGCAAGCTCGCGATCCCCTTCGCCTGCCTGGTCTTCGCGGCGATCGGCGTGCCACTCGGCATCCAGCCGACCCGCGCCGTGCATTCTCGCGGCTTCTCGTTGAGCCTCGGCCTGATCTTCCTCTACTACCTGCTCCTGACCTTCGGACAGAACCTGGGCGACCGCGGGTCGCTGCCGCCGGTGGTCGCGGTGTGGCTGCCGAACGTGGCGCTCACCGTGGTCGCCGCGATCCTGCTGCTACGAGCCGGCCAAGAGGCGGCGCACACGCCACAGTCACTGCGCGAACGCATCACGGCCTGGCTGCGCCGGGTGGTCGCGCGGCGCAGCCGCGCGACGGGATGA